The DNA sequence GATTTGCGTTTTTCAAACACTTCGACTATTGATTCAAATGTCACATCCATATGTGCTTGTGTGTAGACACGGCGCGGGAAGGTCAATCTAACCAATTCCAATTTTGGATAGTTATGATCTCCGGTAACTTTATTTCTTCCGGCCGAAACAATTCCTCTCTCCATCGTACGGACGCCAGAGTCCAAATAAATTTCAGCAGCGAGAGTTTGAGCCGGAAATTTGTCTTGCTGGATGTGCGGCAAGAATTTTTTCGCATCTAAAAATATTGCATGACCGCCTATCGGTTTCACTATAGGAACTTTCGCTTTAAGTAAAAGATTTCCGATATATTCAACCTGACCAATTCTTGCTTTTATATGGTCAAGTTCAACCATTTCTTCTATCCCGCGAGCCATTGCTTCCATATCGCGTCCAGCTAAACCTCCATAAGTGTGTAGACCTTCATATACAACTACAAGATTTCTTGCTTCTTCAAATACTTTCCAGTTCCGGGTTGCAAGTAAACCGCCAATATTTACTAGGCAATCTTTTTTTGCACTAACCCAAATCCCTTCGAAATAGGAACAAAACTTTTTTAGAATTTCAGCAATAGTATTGTGAGCAAATCCTTTTTCACGAGTTTTAATGTAATATGCATTTTCAACTGCACGGGTTGCATCGCACCACATTTTTATTCTGTGCTTATCGCAAAAAGTTTTTAACTCTTTTATGTTTTGTATCGAAATCGGCTGTCCGCCAGCCATGTTAACCGTTGCAGCAACAGAAACGTATGGAATTTTTTTTGCTCCGACTTCCTTAACAAGTTTCTCCATTTTTTTTAGGTCAATATTCCCTTTAAACGGATGAAGATTATCAGGATCGTGAGCTTCATCAATTATTACATCGACAAATGTTCCGCCGGCTAATTCTTGATGCAAGCGTGTAGTAGTGAAATACATATTCCCTGGAATGAAGTCACCTTTTTTAATTAAGATTTGTGAAACGAGGTGTTCAGCTCCTCTGCCTTGATGTGTTGGAACTAAATATTTAAAGCCATAATATTTTTTAACATTATCTTCTAGATTATAATAATTTTTACTTCCAGCATAAGCTTCGTCGCCGAGCATCATTCCTGCCCACTGATAATCGCTCATAGCACTCGTTCCGCTGTCGGTCAATAAATCGATATAAACATCTTCCGATTTTAGAAGAAAAGTATTATAACCCGCAGTTTTAATTGCTTTAAGTCTATCCTCACGTGAGGTCATTTTGAGTGGTTCAACAACTTTTATTTTAAATGGTTCAGCCCATGATCTCTTCGTTATTTTCATAAATCCTCGCTAATAGATTGATTTGTAAAATTTGAATTCGAATCAAGTATTTAAAAACTCTTTCAAAAATAAGGAAAAAATTAAGGTTTCTAAAATTTTTGTAGTATTAATGATTGTTCTATCTACGAAAAATTACATGGCAATCAAAGTTTTTTGCAGATTGAAAATATCCAAAACACATCAATTTTGTATAGTAAAAATATTTTGGCTAACTTTGTGCTCCAAATTCAGAATTCTATATGATAATTAGCATGACAGGCTATGGGAATGCCGAGATTGAATCGAAAGGTATTCACTATAGCGTAGAAATACGAAGTTTGAACAGTAAATTCTTAGAAGTATCTGTAAAACTTCCCAAGAATCACTCGACAAAAGAAAACGACTTCCGGG is a window from the Ignavibacteria bacterium genome containing:
- a CDS encoding tyrosine phenol-lyase, with the protein product MKITKRSWAEPFKIKVVEPLKMTSREDRLKAIKTAGYNTFLLKSEDVYIDLLTDSGTSAMSDYQWAGMMLGDEAYAGSKNYYNLEDNVKKYYGFKYLVPTHQGRGAEHLVSQILIKKGDFIPGNMYFTTTRLHQELAGGTFVDVIIDEAHDPDNLHPFKGNIDLKKMEKLVKEVGAKKIPYVSVAATVNMAGGQPISIQNIKELKTFCDKHRIKMWCDATRAVENAYYIKTREKGFAHNTIAEILKKFCSYFEGIWVSAKKDCLVNIGGLLATRNWKVFEEARNLVVVYEGLHTYGGLAGRDMEAMARGIEEMVELDHIKARIGQVEYIGNLLLKAKVPIVKPIGGHAIFLDAKKFLPHIQQDKFPAQTLAAEIYLDSGVRTMERGIVSAGRNKVTGDHNYPKLELVRLTFPRRVYTQAHMDVTFESIVEVFEKRKSIKGLKMIYEPKYLRFFQARFEKLK